From Salvelinus sp. IW2-2015 linkage group LG2, ASM291031v2, whole genome shotgun sequence, one genomic window encodes:
- the p2ry8 gene encoding P2Y purinoceptor 8 codes for MAWSTNSTKLDNITLSLFQNVTASTAISIIYIVVTVINLIGNGLSMWLLLFRTSPKTPSIIFMINLTLTDLVLGLVLPFQIKYQMQGHNWSLGPGICRLLTLVFFANMYCSILTMTAISGDRYLGICWPMLFRETRERKSFAVIGCFAMWTVVLSVLYPLMTTDLTFYVPELGITTCFDVLKRDMLPSMEAWAAFLLTLFVILFLIPFCITVFCYVGIIRKLARVSKTNQKEKAIRLAVTVLTVFTLCFAPNNILLLAHTIRRLFYGDSLYMAYKLTLSLSCLNSCLDPFIYYFASREFRQKLRQMLRLRTLSSLDTGKTDPHRESLYSAQYVSGGQGGENTRVSVKQHC; via the exons ATGGCCTGGAGTACCAACAGCACCAAACTGGACAACATCACCTTGTCCCTGTTCCAGAACGTGACAGCCAGCACAGCTATCTCCATCATCTACATCGTGGTCACCGTCATCAACCTGATAGGAAATGGCCTCTCCATGTGGCTTCTCCTCTTCCGTACCTCTCCCAAAACTCCCTCCATCATCTTCATGATAAACCTGaccctgactgacctggtcttGGGCCTCGTCCTGCCCTTCCAGATCAAGTATCAGATGCAGGGGCATAATTGGAGCCTGGGCCCGGGCATATGCAG GCTCCTGACCCTGGTTTTCTTTGCCAACATGTACTGCTCAATTCTAACTATGACCGCCATCAGTGGAGACCGCTACCTGGGCATCTGTTGGCCCATGCTCTTCCGTGAGACCAGGGAAAGGAAGTCATTCGCTGTTATCGGCTGTTTCGCCATGTGGACAGTCGTCCTATCTGTCCTGTACCCATTAATGACAACCGACCTGACCTTCTACGTTCCAGAACTCGGGATCACCACCTGCTTTGACGTTCTGAAGAGGGACATGCTTCCATCAATGGAGGCCTGGGCTGCTTTCCTCCTTACCCTGTTtgtcatcctcttcctcatcccgTTCTGCATCACTGTATTCTGCTACGTCGGCATCATCCGCAAGCTGGCCCGAGTTTCCAAGACCAACCAGAAAGAGAAAGCTATCCGTCTTGCTGTCACCGTCCTAACGGTCTTCACACTTTGCTTTGCTCCCAACAACATCCTCCTCCTGGCTCACACCATCCGGAGGCTCTTCTACGGGGACTCCCTCTACATGGCCTACAAGCTGACTCTTTCCCTCAGTTGCCTCAACAGCTGCCTCGACCCCTTCATCTACTACTTTGCCTCTAGGGAGTTCCGTCAAAAGCTGAGGCAGATGCTAAGGCTGAGAACACTGAGCAGTCTGGACACAGGGAAGACAGACCCGCACCGAGAGAGCCTGTACTCTGCCCAGTATGTGTCTGGTGGACAGGGCGGAGAAAACACCAGAGTTTCTGTTAAACAACACTGTTAA